The following are encoded in a window of Lates calcarifer isolate ASB-BC8 linkage group LG20, TLL_Latcal_v3, whole genome shotgun sequence genomic DNA:
- the LOC108893764 gene encoding serine/threonine-protein kinase PAK 3 isoform X1 gives MSDSVDIEEKPPAPPLRMNSSSRDSSSVNHASKPLPMAPEEKNKKVRLRSIFPGGDKTNKKKEKERPEISLPSDFEHTIHVGFDAVTGEFTGIPEQWARLLQTSNITKLEQKKNPQAVLDVLKFYDSKETVNNQKYMSFTSGDKSAHGYIAANTLNRLLSSGPPVSLRTCSALFDKGAKTSSSEPPIAPPVSEEEDEEEEEEEEEEEDEDDDDELPPVIAPRPEHTKSIYTRSVMDPPKPPTPVKEVLTPPESQVQPENTSNTMYRHTDRQRKKSKMTDEEILERLRSIVSVGDPKKKYTRFEKIGQGASGTVYTAIDIATGQEVAIKQMNLQQQPKKELIINEILVMRENKNSNIVNYLDSYLVGDELWVVMEYLAGGSLTDVVTETCMDEGQIAAVCRECLQALDFLHSNQVIHRDIKSDNILLGMDGSVKLTDFGFCAQITPEQNKRSTMVGTPYWMAPEVVTRKAYGPKVDIWSLGIMAIEMVEGEPPYLNENPLRALYLIATNGTPELQNPERLSSVFRDFLNRCLEMDVDRRGSAKELLQHSFLKLAKPLSSLTPLIVAAKEAIKNSSR, from the exons ATGTCTGATAGTGTCGATATTGAAGAGAAACCACCAGCCCCCCCCTTGAGAATGAACAGTAGTTCCCGAGACTCTTCATCAGTGAATCACGCCTCTAAACCGCTTCCAATGGCtcctgaagagaaaaacaagaaggtCCGTCTGCGCTCCATCTTCCCCGGGGGAGACAAGA CAaacaagaagaaggagaaggaacGTCCTGAGATATCCCTACCCTCAGACTTTGAACACACCATTCATGTTGGCTTTGATGCTGTAACAGGAGAATTCACA GGTATCCCGGAGCAGTGGGCGCGGCTCCTACAGACCTCAAACATCACCAAGCTGGAGCAGAAGAAGAACCCACAGGCCGTGCTGGACGTCTTAAAGTTCTACGACTCCAAAGAGACCGTGAACAACCAGAAATACATGAGCTTCACCTCTGGAG acAAGTCGGCGCATGGGTACATAGCAGCAAACACTCTG AACCGACTGCTGTCATCTGGGCCTCCTGTCAGCCTTAGAACCTGCAGCGCATTATTTGACAAG GGTGCCAAAACATCATCGTCAGAGCCCCCAATCGCTCCACCcgtgtcagaggaggaggatgaggaggaagaggaagaggaggaggaggaggaagatgaggacgACGACGATGAACTGCCCCCGGTCATTGCGCCGCGGCCCGAGCACACCAAATCT ATCTACACGCGCTCTGTCATGGACCCACCAAAGCCTCCCACCCCTGTGAAAGAAGTGTTGACTCCGCCGGAGTCGCAGGTCCAGCCGGAGAACACGTCCAACACAATGTATCGCCACACTGACCGCCAGAGGAAGAAGTCCAAAATGACAGATGAGGAGATACTGGAGAGACTCA GGAGTATTGTGAGTGTGGGGGATCCCAAAAAGAAGTACACGCGCTTCGAGAAAATAGGACAAGG AGCGTCTGGCACTGTGTACACTGCCATCGACATAGCAACCGGCCAAGAG GTGGCCATTAAGCAGAtgaacctgcagcagcagcccaaGAAAGAGCTGATCATCAATGAGATCTTGGTGATGAGGGAAAACAAGAACTCCAATATAGTGAACTACTTGGACAG TTACTTGGTGGGAGATGAACTATGGGTGGTGATGGAGTATTTGGCCGGTGGCTCATTGACAGATGTAGTGACTGAGACCTGCATGGACGAGGGCCAGATTGCTGCGGTCTGCAGAGAG TGTCTTCAAGCTCTGGACTTTCTACACTCCAACCAGGTGATccacagagacataaaaagtGACAACATCCTCTTGGGTATGGACGGATCCGTCAAGCTCA ccgATTTCGGCTTTTGTGCTCAGATCACTCCAGAGCAGAACAAGCGCAGCACGATGGTGGGAACGCCCTACTGGATGGCACCAGAGGTGGTGACTCGGAAGGCTTATGGTCCAAAAGTGGATATCTGGTCTCTGGGAATCATGGCGATAGAGATGGTGGAGGGAGAACCGCCCTACCTGAATGAGAATCCACTCAGg GCACTGTACCTGATAGCTACCAATGGGACTCCAGAGCTGCAGAACCCAGAGAGGCTGTCGTCTGTGTTCAGAGACTTCCTCAACCGCTGTCTGGAGATGGATGTGGATCGCAGAGGCTCTGCCAAGGAGCTGCTACAG CATTCCTTCCTCAAGCTGGCAAAGCCTCTCTCCAGCCTGACGCCTCTGATTGTAGCTGCGAAGGAAGCCATAAAGAACAGCAGTCGCTAG
- the LOC108893764 gene encoding serine/threonine-protein kinase PAK 3 isoform X2 yields the protein MSDSVDIEEKPPAPPLRMNSSSRDSSSVNHASKPLPMAPEEKNKKVRLRSIFPGGDKTNKKKEKERPEISLPSDFEHTIHVGFDAVTGEFTGIPEQWARLLQTSNITKLEQKKNPQAVLDVLKFYDSKETVNNQKYMSFTSGDKSAHGYIAANTLGAKTSSSEPPIAPPVSEEEDEEEEEEEEEEEDEDDDDELPPVIAPRPEHTKSIYTRSVMDPPKPPTPVKEVLTPPESQVQPENTSNTMYRHTDRQRKKSKMTDEEILERLRSIVSVGDPKKKYTRFEKIGQGASGTVYTAIDIATGQEVAIKQMNLQQQPKKELIINEILVMRENKNSNIVNYLDSYLVGDELWVVMEYLAGGSLTDVVTETCMDEGQIAAVCRECLQALDFLHSNQVIHRDIKSDNILLGMDGSVKLTDFGFCAQITPEQNKRSTMVGTPYWMAPEVVTRKAYGPKVDIWSLGIMAIEMVEGEPPYLNENPLRALYLIATNGTPELQNPERLSSVFRDFLNRCLEMDVDRRGSAKELLQHSFLKLAKPLSSLTPLIVAAKEAIKNSSR from the exons ATGTCTGATAGTGTCGATATTGAAGAGAAACCACCAGCCCCCCCCTTGAGAATGAACAGTAGTTCCCGAGACTCTTCATCAGTGAATCACGCCTCTAAACCGCTTCCAATGGCtcctgaagagaaaaacaagaaggtCCGTCTGCGCTCCATCTTCCCCGGGGGAGACAAGA CAaacaagaagaaggagaaggaacGTCCTGAGATATCCCTACCCTCAGACTTTGAACACACCATTCATGTTGGCTTTGATGCTGTAACAGGAGAATTCACA GGTATCCCGGAGCAGTGGGCGCGGCTCCTACAGACCTCAAACATCACCAAGCTGGAGCAGAAGAAGAACCCACAGGCCGTGCTGGACGTCTTAAAGTTCTACGACTCCAAAGAGACCGTGAACAACCAGAAATACATGAGCTTCACCTCTGGAG acAAGTCGGCGCATGGGTACATAGCAGCAAACACTCTG GGTGCCAAAACATCATCGTCAGAGCCCCCAATCGCTCCACCcgtgtcagaggaggaggatgaggaggaagaggaagaggaggaggaggaggaagatgaggacgACGACGATGAACTGCCCCCGGTCATTGCGCCGCGGCCCGAGCACACCAAATCT ATCTACACGCGCTCTGTCATGGACCCACCAAAGCCTCCCACCCCTGTGAAAGAAGTGTTGACTCCGCCGGAGTCGCAGGTCCAGCCGGAGAACACGTCCAACACAATGTATCGCCACACTGACCGCCAGAGGAAGAAGTCCAAAATGACAGATGAGGAGATACTGGAGAGACTCA GGAGTATTGTGAGTGTGGGGGATCCCAAAAAGAAGTACACGCGCTTCGAGAAAATAGGACAAGG AGCGTCTGGCACTGTGTACACTGCCATCGACATAGCAACCGGCCAAGAG GTGGCCATTAAGCAGAtgaacctgcagcagcagcccaaGAAAGAGCTGATCATCAATGAGATCTTGGTGATGAGGGAAAACAAGAACTCCAATATAGTGAACTACTTGGACAG TTACTTGGTGGGAGATGAACTATGGGTGGTGATGGAGTATTTGGCCGGTGGCTCATTGACAGATGTAGTGACTGAGACCTGCATGGACGAGGGCCAGATTGCTGCGGTCTGCAGAGAG TGTCTTCAAGCTCTGGACTTTCTACACTCCAACCAGGTGATccacagagacataaaaagtGACAACATCCTCTTGGGTATGGACGGATCCGTCAAGCTCA ccgATTTCGGCTTTTGTGCTCAGATCACTCCAGAGCAGAACAAGCGCAGCACGATGGTGGGAACGCCCTACTGGATGGCACCAGAGGTGGTGACTCGGAAGGCTTATGGTCCAAAAGTGGATATCTGGTCTCTGGGAATCATGGCGATAGAGATGGTGGAGGGAGAACCGCCCTACCTGAATGAGAATCCACTCAGg GCACTGTACCTGATAGCTACCAATGGGACTCCAGAGCTGCAGAACCCAGAGAGGCTGTCGTCTGTGTTCAGAGACTTCCTCAACCGCTGTCTGGAGATGGATGTGGATCGCAGAGGCTCTGCCAAGGAGCTGCTACAG CATTCCTTCCTCAAGCTGGCAAAGCCTCTCTCCAGCCTGACGCCTCTGATTGTAGCTGCGAAGGAAGCCATAAAGAACAGCAGTCGCTAG
- the mepcea gene encoding 7SK snRNA methylphosphate capping enzyme: protein MSVDEDTVKTGSPQASTTSSLQLSDCTGSYSNVSVMMEGTAATPDFAAACPVPGTAASPKHTSTTDTLTHSDAAGQRVRGNENNINRRNSFHHSKQQQQTKLTKRRNTANASFKHPTSGKRRRRANSESDSVLPTNFLLGGNIFDPLNLNSLLDEEVNRALNAETPKSSPLPAKSRDPVEILIPRDITDPLNLNSGIADSSFLVSPYKSGGRKRHRNRHHGGGGGGSSGGGGGISTAQINLSESGKSDIKTGISTPLPGMLASCSALDVSKESSSFSSVTGDSHEHSTDNSASCKEETASISMEDSTSSILGGPNQHTSRRKRRRNSGKMEPPVTHSTPVGKSGFGDRSCGTGGQRNSQSFHTPRSGPKTGPGGRQNQQTHNQAKEQQKKFQYGNYNKYYGYRNPGASEDPRVRLLRPEWFEGKDVLDLGCNSGHLTLYIAKMLRPARILGLDIDSGLVHAARKNIRHYLSELQTQEARRAMQEKKSTKQEERNGNGSHTGTEKKHKEAESRDENGRPVKGESGPAVAANDTDSCHTDEAGTQRQDSKTEEMEQEDCDSPPADHSVSCSFPMSLRISRGPIAAPPLTETPATRPGEFPSNVSFIKANYVLENDNLLLTQRPEYDVILCLSVTKWVHLNWGDGGLKRLFKRVYRHLRAGGMFILEPQPWESYVRRRKLTDNISRNYHSIRLKPDQFSSYLTTEVGFTSFEYLGAPKCSIRGFQRPIYLFHK, encoded by the exons ATGTCTGTTGATGAGGATACTGTAAAAACTGGCAGTCCACAGGCCAGCACAACTTCATCTCTGCAGCTCTCAGACTGTACTGGGAGTTACAGTAATGTGTCTGTAATGATGGAGGGTACTGCAGCCACCCCTGACTTTGCAGCTGCATGCCCTGTCCCGGGCACCGCAGCCTCACCTAAACACACCAGCACGACTGACACGCTCACCCACTCAGACGCTGCTggacagagagtcagagggaaCGAAAATAACATCAATCGCAGGAACAGCTTTCATCATtccaaacaacagcaacaaacaaaactgacaaaacgACGCAACACGGCAAATGCTAGTTTCAAGCATCCGACATCTGGCAAGAGGAGACGAAGGGCTAACTCCGAGAGCGACTCCGTCCTGCCAACCAACTTCCTTCTGGGTGGGAACATTTTCGATCCACTGAATCTCAACAGCTTGCTGGACGAGGAGGTCAACAGGGCGCTGAATGCTGAGACGCCCAAATCCTCCCCACTGCCAGCGAAGAGTCGAGACCCTGTGGAGATCCTCATCCCCAGAGACATCACAGATCCACTGAACCTGAACAGCGGGATAGCCGACAGCAGCTTTTTGGTGTCCCCCTACAAGAGTGGTGGCAGGAAGAGACACCGCAACAGACATcatggaggaggggggggaggaAGTAGTGGAGGTGGCGGTGGGATTTCAACCGCACAGATTAATCTCTCAGAATCAGgaaaaagtgacattaaaacTGGCATCTCCACACCGCTTCCAGGTATGTTAGCCTCATGTTCTGCACTAGATGTCTCCAAAGAGTCCAGTAGTTTCTCCAGTGTCACTGGAGACTCCCATGAGCACTCGACTGACAACTCAGCTAGCTGCAAGGAGGAGACAGCATCTATATCTATGGAGGACTCCACTTCTTCCATATTGGGAGGACCAAACCAGCACACAAGCAGACGCAAGCGTAGGCGCAACTCTGGCAAAATGGAGCCCCCCGTGACCCACTCTACCCCCGTTGGAAAGTCAGGGTTTGGAGACAGGAGTTGTGGTACAGGGGGACAGAGAAATTCTCAGTCATTCCACACTCCAAGAAGTGGTCCTAAAACAGGCCCGGGAGGCCGCCAGAACCAGCAGACCCACAACCAGGCGAAGGAGCAACAGAAGAAGTTCCAGTATGGGAACTACAACAAGTATTATGGCTACCGCAACCCAGGGGCCAGTGAAGACCCACGGGTGCGTTTGCTGCGTCCTGAGTGGTTTGAAGGTAAAGATGTATTGGATTTGGGATGCAACTCAGGCCACCTAACACTTTACATTGCCAAAATGCTAAGACCTGCCCGCATATTGGGTCTGGATATTGACAGTGGTTTGGTACATGCAGCCCGAAAGAACATCCGACATTatctgtctgagctgcagacTCAAGAGGCCAGGCGTGCAATGCAGGAGAAAAAGAGCActaaacaggaggagaggaatggaAATGGGAgtcacacaggcacagaaaaGAAGCACAAAGAAGCTGAGAGCAGGGATGAAAATGGGAGACCAGTGAAAGGAGAAAGTGGCCCTGCAGTGGCTGCAAATGACACTGACTCCTGTCACACAGATGAGGCAGGGACCCAGAGGCAGGAcagcaaaacagaggaaatggagCAGGAAGATTGTGATTCACCCCCTGCTGATCACTCTGTGAGCTGCTCTTTTCCAATGTCCTTACGGATCTCTAGGGGGCCCATTGCTGCACCCCCACTAACAGAAACACCCGCCACACGGCCCGGGGAGTTCCCCTCAAATGTGTCCTTCATCAAG GCCAATTATGTACTGGAGAATGATAATCTGCTCCTGACTCAGCGGCCAGAGTACGATGTGATCCTGTGCCTGAGTGTTACCAAATGGGTTCACCTCAATTGGGGAGATGGCGGCCTGAAGCGGCTCTTCAAGAGAGTCTACAGGCATCTCCGTGCTGGAGGCATGTTCATCCTGGAGCCACAGCCTTGGGAGTCCTacgtgaggaggaggaaactgaCT GATAATATTAGCAGGAATTATCACAGCATCCGCCTCAAACCTGACCAGTTTTCATCATACCTTACAACTGAGGTGGGCTTCACCAGTTTCGAGTACCTTGGGGCACCCAAATGTTCTATAAGAG GTTTTCAGAGGCCAATCTACTTATTTCACAAATGA